The Chryseobacterium sp. 52 genome includes a region encoding these proteins:
- a CDS encoding helix-turn-helix domain-containing protein, which produces MVIAMDRIEFRIAFGKRVEKFRKKMGLSYRELAQKCDVDHSNISKIEKGEVDLRISTIQELAKGLEIHPQELFNFKIDEKS; this is translated from the coding sequence ATGGTAATTGCAATGGATAGAATTGAATTTCGAATAGCTTTTGGTAAAAGAGTTGAAAAATTTAGAAAGAAGATGGGATTAAGCTATCGGGAGTTAGCTCAAAAATGTGATGTAGACCATAGTAATATCAGCAAAATTGAAAAAGGAGAAGTTGATTTAAGAATTTCAACAATACAGGAACTAGCTAAAGGTTTGGAAATTCATCCTCAAGAATTATTCAATTTCAAAATAGATGAGAAATCCTAG
- a CDS encoding CocE/NonD family hydrolase, giving the protein MKYLFFTFLILLTSLTSVCAQQTNPADSIYNIQDSVLIPTKSGIPISAIVVRKKTNVQPLPAVLFYTTYYQGNGDAVLGKRSADRDYVGIVAYARGIRTDRNHYIPYENEGTDIYDIIDWVSKQSWCNGKVGMLGGSYTGFSQWAAVKNIHPALKTIVPQVAIMPGFDTPMENNVLSTISLSWPYDNIYKSEPKKSLFSEWFEKGGSFRSLDSLAGIPNPIFQKWLQHPNYDAYWKSLVPTPQEYAKINIPVLSITGYYDGAQISALQYFKLHNQFNKNANHYFVIGPYNHWGGQRNAAPNLMGYEIDSVANVSMGDLAYQWLDYILKDKPKPNLLKDKINFELMGKNEWKHVASLNKMNNDTLTFYLNNKTLASKKPKKKSFVTQTVDFKDRESQNNYYTPKIILDTLDASGGLVFMTQPFEKDFSMNGSFIGHLYATINKKDMDVSLALYELMPNGKYFYLTRYLGRASYAKDNSKRQLLKPNQKESIPFNNTRFISKQISKGSQLVIVLNINKHPYDIINYGSGKEVIDETIKDAGEPLQIKWHNDSFIKIPIWKN; this is encoded by the coding sequence ATGAAGTATTTATTTTTTACATTTTTAATTTTACTGACAAGTTTAACATCAGTATGTGCTCAACAAACCAATCCCGCAGACAGTATTTACAATATCCAGGACAGCGTTTTAATACCAACAAAGAGCGGAATTCCAATCTCAGCAATTGTAGTCCGTAAAAAAACAAACGTTCAACCATTGCCGGCGGTGCTTTTTTACACAACCTATTATCAAGGAAATGGTGATGCAGTTCTTGGCAAAAGGTCCGCTGACAGAGATTATGTAGGCATTGTTGCTTATGCTCGTGGCATAAGGACTGACCGAAATCACTATATACCTTACGAAAACGAAGGAACAGACATTTATGACATCATAGATTGGGTTAGCAAACAATCCTGGTGTAATGGAAAAGTTGGAATGTTAGGTGGAAGTTACACAGGTTTCTCACAATGGGCAGCTGTAAAAAATATTCACCCCGCACTTAAAACCATTGTGCCCCAGGTGGCAATAATGCCCGGTTTCGATACACCAATGGAAAACAATGTTCTAAGTACTATTTCGTTAAGTTGGCCTTACGACAACATATATAAATCTGAACCCAAAAAGAGTTTATTTTCTGAATGGTTTGAAAAAGGAGGTTCATTTAGAAGTTTAGATAGTTTGGCAGGAATTCCAAATCCTATATTTCAAAAATGGTTACAACATCCAAATTATGATGCATATTGGAAATCATTAGTTCCAACACCACAAGAGTATGCCAAAATTAATATTCCTGTCTTATCTATAACCGGGTATTATGATGGTGCTCAAATTAGTGCTTTACAATATTTCAAATTACATAACCAATTTAACAAAAACGCAAACCATTATTTTGTAATTGGTCCTTATAATCATTGGGGCGGACAGCGAAATGCAGCTCCTAATCTGATGGGCTATGAAATTGACAGCGTTGCCAACGTAAGTATGGGGGATCTGGCTTACCAATGGCTTGATTATATTTTAAAAGATAAGCCCAAACCGAATTTGTTAAAAGATAAAATAAACTTTGAGCTTATGGGTAAAAACGAATGGAAGCACGTTGCCTCATTAAACAAAATGAATAACGACACACTGACATTCTACTTAAATAATAAAACCCTGGCTAGTAAAAAGCCAAAAAAGAAAAGTTTTGTAACGCAAACCGTGGATTTTAAAGATAGAGAAAGTCAAAATAATTATTATACACCAAAAATTATTTTAGATACACTTGACGCAAGTGGTGGTTTAGTTTTTATGACGCAGCCATTTGAGAAAGATTTTTCTATGAATGGTTCATTTATTGGCCACCTTTATGCAACGATCAATAAAAAGGATATGGATGTTTCATTGGCTTTATATGAGCTAATGCCTAACGGAAAGTACTTTTATTTAACCCGATATCTTGGGAGAGCCAGCTATGCAAAAGACAACTCTAAACGGCAATTGTTAAAACCAAACCAGAAAGAAAGTATTCCTTTTAACAACACCCGATTTATAAGCAAACAAATCAGTAAAGGCAGTCAACTTGTAATAGTACTTAACATCAACAAACATCCCTATGATATTATCAATTACGGTTCAGGAAAAGAAGTAATAGACGAAACTATAAAAGATGCAGGTGAACCATTACAGATAAAATGGCATAACGATAGTTTTATAAAAATCCCAATATGGAAAAACTAA
- a CDS encoding helix-turn-helix transcriptional regulator, translated as MNDNDTKRLSRLTAILTQLQTKRLLTATRLAEKFNVSVRTIYRDIRALEQAGVPILTEDGKGYSLMEGYRVPPVMFTEAQANALITAEQLVVKNKDTSFVKHYTEAIEKIKSVLKYSIQEKANLLSERTRFDQNNDQERNSSNLSDLQFALTNYHLTKIEYTNEQHKTTIRQIEPFALLCTENWLLVAYCRLRREFRFFRLDRIKKLEILTDTFEPHKITLQEYFDTYH; from the coding sequence ATGAACGACAATGACACTAAACGACTTTCACGACTGACTGCAATATTAACACAATTGCAGACAAAACGTCTTTTGACAGCAACAAGACTTGCTGAAAAATTCAATGTGAGTGTCAGGACAATTTATCGGGACATAAGAGCTTTGGAACAAGCAGGTGTTCCAATCCTTACGGAAGACGGAAAAGGTTATTCGCTAATGGAAGGTTACAGAGTTCCGCCTGTAATGTTTACAGAAGCACAAGCAAATGCGTTAATTACCGCAGAACAATTGGTTGTCAAAAACAAAGACACTTCATTCGTTAAACATTACACCGAAGCTATTGAAAAAATAAAATCGGTCTTGAAATACAGCATCCAGGAGAAAGCTAACTTACTTTCAGAAAGAACACGCTTTGACCAAAATAACGATCAAGAAAGAAACAGCAGTAATTTATCTGACTTACAATTTGCTTTGACCAATTATCATCTTACAAAAATTGAATACACCAACGAACAACACAAAACCACAATCCGACAGATTGAACCGTTTGCGTTATTATGCACCGAAAATTGGTTGTTGGTTGCCTATTGCCGGTTAAGAAGAGAATTTCGTTTTTTTCGTTTGGACAGAATAAAAAAATTGGAAATCCTTACCGACACATTTGAACCACACAAAATAACCTTGCAAGAATATTTTGATACCTATCATTAA
- a CDS encoding alpha/beta fold hydrolase, whose product MTNEINSMFNSTNFPKPRLISVNGVELEVFEAGQQNAGKPIVLCHGFPEHAFSWRYQIPALVAAGYHVIVPNQRGYGNSSCPTEVADYDIEHLTGDLIALLDHYGYKDAIFVGHDWGANVVWSLALLHPERVNKVINLALPYQERGEKPWIELMEAIFGGDFYFVHFNRQSGVADAIMNENTAQFLRNIFRKNLPPTPPEPGMLMINLATAEKSLGEPLMDDNELSVFISAFQSSGFTGSINWYRNLDRNWHLLADVTPIIHQPTLMIYGEQDTIPKSENLKNIVPNLDIVSLDCGHWIQQEKPEETTQSILKWLEQQNAS is encoded by the coding sequence ATGACAAACGAAATTAATTCAATGTTTAATTCAACCAATTTTCCCAAACCACGTCTTATTTCAGTTAACGGAGTGGAACTGGAAGTCTTTGAAGCAGGCCAACAAAATGCTGGAAAACCCATTGTACTCTGTCACGGCTTTCCAGAACATGCATTTTCTTGGCGGTATCAGATCCCGGCTCTTGTCGCAGCGGGTTACCACGTTATTGTCCCAAATCAACGAGGTTATGGTAACTCATCCTGTCCTACCGAAGTGGCGGATTATGACATTGAACACTTGACGGGTGACCTTATTGCACTGCTCGATCATTACGGATACAAGGATGCCATCTTTGTCGGTCATGACTGGGGTGCAAATGTCGTTTGGAGTTTGGCATTATTGCATCCTGAGCGGGTAAATAAAGTAATCAACCTGGCTTTGCCTTATCAAGAGCGTGGAGAAAAACCATGGATTGAGCTGATGGAAGCCATATTTGGAGGAGACTTCTATTTTGTTCACTTCAATAGACAGTCAGGAGTAGCAGATGCTATAATGAATGAAAACACAGCCCAATTCCTGCGTAACATATTCCGCAAAAACTTACCTCCCACACCGCCTGAGCCAGGAATGTTAATGATCAATCTTGCAACAGCAGAAAAATCACTTGGGGAGCCTTTAATGGATGATAACGAACTGTCTGTATTCATTTCTGCCTTCCAATCATCAGGGTTTACAGGAAGTATAAATTGGTACAGAAACCTTGATAGAAATTGGCACTTATTGGCGGATGTAACCCCCATCATTCATCAGCCGACTCTTATGATATATGGTGAACAGGATACCATTCCAAAGTCTGAAAACCTAAAAAATATCGTTCCTAATCTGGATATTGTTAGTCTGGATTGTGGTCATTGGATTCAGCAGGAAAAGCCAGAGGAAACAACACAATCAATTTTAAAATGGCTAGAACAACAGAATGCTTCATAA
- a CDS encoding YdeI/OmpD-associated family protein — protein MLHKEIETYYPQNQTDWRQWLEKNHQSKQSVWLVYYTKKSNLPSITWSEAVDEALCFGWIDSTKKTIDDFSFMQLFSKRKPKSIWSKINKEKIQQLAGSGKITKAGYESVETAKQNGSWTIFDEVEELIIPKDLEIAFEKHHGSKDYFLRLSKSSRKIILGWILLAKRQETRQKRIDEVVESAEQNLKPKHLR, from the coding sequence ATGCTTCATAAGGAAATAGAAACATATTACCCTCAAAACCAAACAGATTGGAGACAATGGTTAGAAAAAAACCATCAGTCCAAGCAATCTGTTTGGCTTGTTTATTACACAAAAAAGTCTAATCTTCCTTCAATAACTTGGAGTGAAGCCGTTGATGAAGCTCTTTGCTTTGGTTGGATTGACAGTACAAAAAAAACGATTGACGATTTTTCGTTTATGCAGTTATTTAGCAAACGTAAACCTAAAAGCATCTGGTCAAAAATCAACAAAGAAAAGATTCAGCAACTTGCTGGCAGTGGGAAAATCACAAAAGCAGGTTACGAAAGTGTAGAAACAGCAAAACAAAACGGGTCGTGGACAATTTTTGATGAAGTTGAAGAACTGATAATTCCAAAAGACTTAGAAATAGCGTTTGAAAAACATCACGGTTCAAAGGACTATTTTCTACGTTTGAGTAAATCGTCAAGAAAAATAATACTAGGCTGGATTCTTCTTGCCAAACGCCAAGAAACTCGACAAAAACGTATTGACGAAGTTGTAGAAAGTGCAGAACAAAATCTTAAACCGAAACATTTGCGGTAG